The nucleotide window CGTCATAGACCCCGTCAGATACGTCTATTTTGCCAGTGTAGCTTGCAAATTCCTCCGCCCTCTCCAGGGAAGCCTTAATTTTCCTTTCGTCGTAGTCGGTTGAGGCAAACGCCCACTGTCCGCTGTAGTCCCCATTCTTTGCCCTAAAGTAACCTTGGAACCAAGTCCTGGTCTCCTCTCCTTCAAACCCACTGGAGGTTACAAGCCTCTTGGTAATTACAGTGGATGTTAAAGTCCCGTAAATGGGGAACCTGGAGTTTAACAGCGGAGCAACCCTAGAGGCGTCACCCATGAAGTTCATTATCCCCTGATCAGTCTTACTGAACGAGAACTTACCTGACCTCTCCAGAACAGAGGGGACGACCTTAGAGTCGGGTAGATTGTCCAAGATCGCCAGGTTTCCCTCTAGGTTATCCATGGAGGTTACTTTGGTTACAAGGAACTTCCTCCCTTTCCTTAGAAGGACGTTGAAGTACCTGTCCTTTAACCTCTGGACCGCTTCGACCTTACTTTCAACTACCTTTACTACTAGACTTGTTGAGGAGATCTCTAGGATAGCGTATTGGTCCACGTTCTTCAGAGCGTCCATTTAGATCACCTTGATATGGACATTCCTCAGTCTCATGTTTGGTCCCCCCATGGATACCGGTATCCCCTGATCCGGATCCCCCTTTCCACATGTCCCAGGGAACAACTCTAAGGAGTCGTCAACTCCGTCAATAGCCCTCAGGAAATCTGTTGTCTTCCCCTCCAGAACTGGGAAAAGAAGAGGACCCCCGAGTTCCCCGTCCCTTATCTCATAGGCCTCAAGGGCGATATACCTTTGCCCAAGCCTCATATCGTCTATGTTCCACTCCATGTAGGTCTTAAAGTAGATCCCGTCCTTTACGTCCTCCATAAGTTCCCTAAGGTTCATCTCCCCCGGCACGAAGAAAGTGTTTGACATCCTCACTAACGGTTCCCTGTCGTAGCCTGAAGCTCTGGCGGAGCCGTTACTCGTGGTGTTAAACTTTCTAGCAGAGAACCTGTCCTGAAGGAGTTCGTTTACCTCGCCCTCCTTTATGAGTAGCTTCCTCCTTGCCCTCACTCCCTCATCGTCTATTAAGTAAAATCCTAGGCTTCCAGTTATAGTCGGATCGTCGGCGACGTTGACTACTGAGCTCCCTACGTCTCTAATCTCCTGAACTGCAAGGTAGCTGGTTCCCGCCTGTGCGAACTCCCTTCCCAAAACTCTGTCAGCCTCAAAAGGATGCCCAACTGATTCGTGAGCCATTATTCCAGATAGGACAGGACTAAGGACTACGTCTTTCTTCCCTGGAGTTACGCCCTTTCCCCTCTGTAGGACCTCATCCAGGGACTTCACTCGCTCAAGTAAATGGTCCTGAACCTTGAGATCTTTCAATTTCTCCAACCCTCCACTCTCTCCCAACTCTGACCAAGCGTTAACAGTCCTCCCGTTACCGCTCATCACTATGTTGTAAGAGATGAGAACCCTTGGGACTCTCCCGGTTATTTCGGCCTCGTTCACTACCAGTTCCTTGCTTTCCACGCTCTCAGAGTAGGTCAATACGAAGTTGTTGATTTTGGACCTTATATCCGAGGAAAGGACCTCCTTGGACATTTCCTTTAGCAGTTGTATTTTTTCCTTTAAGCCCATGGAGTTCAGAGCTGCCTTCTCCTCAACTTCGTAATGACCAGCTGATGGTTCAGAATCAATTAGTTCCTTACTCCAACCCTCGAGTACCTCACCTGAAGGTTTCAGGTCCTCGGGATCCTGAGAAGAAGTGAAGAACAAAGAACCGTTAAAGTACCTGACGGAGTAACCCTTCTCCTCCTCTCCGTAGACTCCTAATAACTCTCCGTTCATGAGGGATATTACCCTAGAGTTAACGACGTGTTTCCTTACCTCAACGTACCTGAATGGAAATTTTTCACGAATTTTTTGAAGTTCGTCTAGCATATACTAATACAGTACCAGTGACTAATGAATGCTTCTAGAAAATATTTGGAGAGTCAAGGCCCGGAGTAACGAGAGTTCTTGACCTGAAGCTAGTAAATAGGGAGCTCCTGCTTTATGACTGTGAAATACCTGAAGTGGAGCATATGACAATCTCATTAGTGTGCGAGCTTTACGGTATATCTGCAGAGTAATATGCGAGCTTATTCCCTATCTTCCCTGTTACTCCCACGATAAAAGAGGGGATGTGAGAACGGCCTTAATTGGAGTATTCTAGGTTAAATACCAACGAAGGAAACTGAGGGAGTTTGCTGGGCGCCTTTATGTAAGAGGTTAAAAATAAATGGAATTGAGGTCGTTGAGAGATGTTTAATAGGCAATAATGGTAAATTACTATACATGGTGAAAGAACTCTTCAAGTCCTTCATTTCTTTCCAGGGAGAGGGTTTAGATGACGAGAAGTTAAGAGCTCTGACCACAATGGTTGAATCCGGAGATTTTAGGTATTTTAACTGGGTTAGGGACGTTTTTGAAGAAATTCACGTCAAGGAGAGGGGTCACAAGAACGTGCTAATCTGGAAGGACATGAACACTGATGAGGAGCTCTCCGTCACCTACCTAGAAATGGATGTGATGGCAAATAAGGTTTTAAACGTTCTTAGAAAGCATGGTCTAAAGAAGGGAGATCCGGTATACCTTATGACCAAGGTTCACCCTCTACACTGGGCGTCGTTCCTAGCCTTAGTCAAGGGTGGAATGATAATTGTGCCAACAGCCACAAACCTCACCTCTGCGGAGCTCAAGTACAGGTTCTCGGATCTTAGACCCTCAGCTATAATAGCAGATCTGGAGAGATCAGGGGTAGTAGATGACTCTCTAGGCTCCCTCAAGGTACCTAAGTTCCTCATAAACGGTAAGAGGGAAGGTTGGAACGATCTTGAGGAGGAGTCAACCAACGCTGAGCCTGAGAACACTGAAAAGGACGATGTAATAATAAACTACTTTACCTCAGGAACTACAGGGATGCCCAAGAGAGTCATCCATACAGCGGTTTCCTACCCAGTGGGATCCATAACCACAGCCTCAATTATAGGAGTAAAGGAGTCGGATTACCACCTCAATTTAAGCGCTACTGGTTGGGCTAAATTCGCTTGGAGTTCCTTCTTCTCGCCACTCCTAGTAGGGGCCACCGTAGTGGCAATAAATTATGAAGGTAAGCTAGACGCCAAGAAATACTTAGCTGAAGTTGAGAGCCTTGGCGTTACTAGCTTCTGTGCTCCCCCCACAGCTTGGAGGCAGTTCGTGACGTTGGATCTCAGTCAGTTCAAGTTAGAGAAGCTAAGGTCCGTGGTTAGCGCCGGCGAACCGCTCAACCCAGAGGTCATAAAGACTTGGAGAGATAAGTTTGGGACTACTATAAGGGACTTCTACGGACAAACTGAAACCACAGCAATTATAGGGAACTTTCCCTTCATGAAAGTCAAACCGGGCTCAATGGGGAAACCTCACCCTCTCTATAATGTTGTTCTAGTAGACGATGAGGGAAAGGAGATCTCTAAACCTTACGAGACTGGACATATAGCGATAAGGATCAACCCTAGACCCATAGGCCTATTCATGGGATACTCTGACGAGAGGAAGAACGCCGAATCCTTTAGGAATGGCCTGTATTACACAGGAGATAAGGCGTACGTAGATGATGAGGGCTACTTCTACTTCGTTGGGAGGGGAGACGATGTGATAAAGACCTCTGACTACAGGGTAGGTCCCTTCGAGGTAGAGAGCGCACTTCTGGAGCACGAGGCGGTAGCCGAGGCTGCTGTGATTGGAGTTTCAGATCCAGTTCGGTGGCAATTGGTGAAGGCTTTCGTTGTTCTAAAAAAGGGTTATTCGCCGAGCGAGGAGCTCGCCTTGGCCATAAGAGATAAGGTCAAGACCATATTGTCTCCCTATAAGATCCCTAGAGTAATAGAGTTCGTCGATGAGCTACCCAAAACGATAAGCGGGAAAATCAGAAGGGTGGAGTTAAGGAAAACGGAAGAAGATAGAAAGAGGAGAGGTGAAAGGGGTAAATACGAGTATTTCCTCCCTTAGGATTCCAAAGTATATCAGTTTTTGTGTTTCTCCAAATAATCTTCGATCCCTATTGTGTTAATAGGTAATTAGTCCTCCTAGATTAATTTCTTTACCAGTTCCGTTAAACGGTGCTCTTCTCTAGGTATATTTTTAATTTCTCCAGAAAATTGGAAGAGCTCCTCTATAAACGGAAAAACTGTAACTAATTCATACTCTTCTTCAAGTCTATTGAAATCTATTTTGATATTTTCAACCTGTGAAAACATATTAATAACTAGATATTTACTCAATACCTGAAGTTTTTCTCTCCACTTTTCCCAAAGTCTCTTGCTGTAATCCATTGTAACATCTAAATCCGGTTTAATAGCAGAACTCACGAAGATCCACTGCGATGGATCCATGGGATTGAGTGAACGATATGTCTCTATCTCTAGTTTCATGTCAAGGTCGGATGGAAAGACCATCCCTCTATTATCGTAGATTACGTACTCGAAACCCTGACCTAAGATCTCACGGTACCTCCTTGATATCTCACTCCTAACTTCGTGGGCCTCCAGTTTTTTTACATCCTCGAAGAGTCTGACCCCATCCCCGTAGAACTTCAAGACTGAAAAGGAGAAATCGTCGAGAGTTACGTCAACTAGATATTCGCTTTCGACGTTGTCGATAACGCTGGAGAGGAGGCCGTATCCCCTTATACCAGCTAGATAGGAAATATAGCCATTTATATCCCTATCTACAACTAGAACCTTCTTGCCTTCCTTGGCTAGTGAAATCGATACTAAGAGTGATATGACAGATTTCCCAACCCCTCCCTTAGCTCCTAAAATTAGCACTCTCATAATATATATGTAACTTTAGTGGTTTAAAATTTTCATTGATTTTTGATCATAGTCTGCGTGATTCTCAGTTCATCGTTATCATACGGAATTTTACAAAGTTAATGAAAGCCTCGCCCTTTAGCGCGTAGAGGATCGGTAATAGACCAGGATTTAGGGTTCGCGATCCTAGGTGTTGATCCTCAACCCTTGGGTTTCACTGGAGTCGTGCGGGGGGCTCGCCCTCACCTCCCCCCAAGGGGTAACCAAAACCCACCTAGACGGTGGGAGAACTTTCACACCTTGGACTGTTTATATGTCTTACAAGCCTTTGGGGGGCAGTCCACACCTATGGCAAGACCCATCTGCAGTATAGAAAGTCCTCAACAGTCCAGATTATATAATCACGATGGTCTCACTGAAACTGTTGACTAAGGCTTTCAAATAGCCTTCACTTGGAAAGTCTTTTTGCCTTCTACCCTGATCAGGTCACCCTTAGCCACACTTACCGGTCCTATGAAGGCACCGCAAGCCACATATCCCGTCTGATCTGGTCTTACGACTTTAGACGGGTTATAGTTAGGTGACCCCTCGCCCACAAGCTCTCCATTAATGAACAGCTTGAAGTGACCGTAGGGCGGTTCTATCTCCTTCCCCACATAAAGCCTACCAGCGAAAGCATTATCAGCTATCATGTAGTATTTAGGAACGTCCCAAGTCTTGAACCTTGTGGCAGGTACCTCAAGCCCTATGAAAGTTTTCTCGACCTCTCCGTTCTTCACGAGGGCTATGATCTCAACTTCAAGTTTGTGGGTCTTAAACCAAAGCTCCAGTTCATGCTTGGTTATCATCTTGTTGGTAAGAACCCCCCACAAGCCTGACTTGGTAATCTTGTAACCCCCTAAACCCTCCTTTTCGATTAGAAGTTGAGCGAATTTTTCACCCACGGCTTTAGCCTCATCCTCAGTTAAGTCAAATGGGTCAATCTCTCTCCTTGAGAGGTAAGCCTCCAATAGAAGTTCAGCCTTATCCATAGTCTCTTCATTCAAAAAGAGGTTTAAAAATCTCACCAGCCACTATAGTACATGGTAATAGCGTGCACCAGAGACTGTTATGACACCTGTATTTTTGATGATAATTACGTGCCATTAAAGGCCGAGCCAACCTCAGGTTTCACTTGCTCTAGGGGGCTCAAGGATTTAGCCAGAAACGAGAGAAATAGGGTAGGTTCAGCCTACGTCGAAGGGAAGGAGGTCTCCGTTGAAGAGGCGATCCTGTACGTAGCTGAGAAGATGAAGGGTCTGAAGGGGAGTGACATGTTGCATGTGGAATATGACGGCAATCAGGGCCTATTGACGTGGTACTTTCCTGCAAGACTGTGGAACGTTTTAGGTTCTGTGAGCACTGACTACTCGATCTGTAGCTTAGAGGGACATGAGGGAATAAAGGCGTTTCACGGATCAAGTATGGGTGCGCTACCGGAGGAGATGGAGAAGTACAGCGCGGTAGCCTTTTGGGGGAGCGAGGCTGTCTACAGCTTTATACACGGATGGCGACTTTTTAAGGACAAATACAAGATCGCCATAGACGTTAGGAAGAGTGAGACCGCAAAGAGGAGCGAGAAGTCTTACATAATCAGACCTGGAAGTGATGCGTTCCTTGCCATAGCGATCATGAAGATCTTGGTGGAGCAAGGTTACGCGAAGCCAGATCTGGTTAATTTAGAAGTGCTTAAGGATAAGTTGAAGAAATTTGACATGGATTACCTCATTTCTGCAACCGGGTTGAGCGAGGATGAGGTCAGAGAACTAGCGGACCTCTACGCTTACTACAGACCCCTCTCCATCATAGGGTTCGCCCTAGGTAGAGCTCTCAACGGTGGATATTCAACCGGTCTAATATCCCTCATACCAGCCTTGTTAGGGCTGAGGAGAGGTTTCTATTACTCCAACTCCGGGGGTTGGGGGATAGACTTCTCATATCTAAGGGGCACCCATGCTGTGCATCCAAAGACGATAGGTATGGGAGAAGTAGGTTCTAGGATTGATGAGTTTAAGCTACTGTTTGTATGGAACTCCAACCCAGTGGTCACATTGCCTGGAGGAGACAGGATAGTTGAGGCTGTAGATGAGGGAAGACTCTTCCTCATAGTCCACGATCCCTTCTGGTCGGAGACGGCGAAAGTAGCTAACGTCGTGATACCAGCACCGACGTTCCTAGAGAAGGAGGACGTAGTTTACAGTTACTGGCATCCCTATCTAGTTTACAACAAACCTATTAGACCAAAGAGGGGTCTGAGTGAAGTCGAGCTCATGATTAAATTAGGGAAGGCACTGGGAGTGAGTCACTCTCTCCTGGAGGAGGATCCTTGGCGTGCAGTTGACGTGGCGTTGAGGAGAACCAACGTAACAGTGGATGAGCTGAGGACTAAAGGGATAGTAAAGTTGAGACCTAAAGTAGAGGCTGAAGAGGTAAATTTGGATAGTTTTCCTACCCCCCAAGACCTAAAGGTCCAAGAGGGGGACGTCCTGGTCTTCTCGGCGCACCCAAACTACACGAACTCCCAGTTCTCGGAGGTTTACGGTAAGCGCGAGGGAGTAGTCTACTCGTCCAAATATGAAGGGATAGGTTACCTGGTGGGAGATGGAGGAAGGATGAAGGTAGTCTTTAAGAGAGCTGACCTTCCAGAGGGAGTTCTCTTCATGTATAAGAGCGGACTAGTCAGCCTCGGAAAGAGCGTAAACTCGGTAATTAGACCTGTGAGGAACAGATTTGGAGGACCTAGGCTAAATGACAAAGTCTACGTGGTAGTAAATGGTGAGAAAGGAGAATTATCTGAATATTAAATTTTTAATATCCAGATTTCATATGCTCCTGTGAACGCACACACAGGTTTTATGCAGAGTATAAACTTTTTTGAGACTAAGCCTTCACTGGCGTTAGCTTTGGCGTCTAGGGGAAGGCTGCACTTGTTGAGGTAACTAGAGGTCTCTATTATGCTGAGCAGATCTTTTCGGTGGATGTGGTCAGCGTTACTGTTCGGAGTCGCCAACGGTCCCCTCTCCACCCTAATCACCCTTAACATCATTGACATGGGTGGAGGACCAGTCATGGTCGCTTACGCAATTACCCTGTCTAACGTCATACTCATCCCAGCCTCCATCTTTTGGGGGTTTATGGCTGACAGGATAGATAGAAAGAAGTTGGTTATGGCTGGATTCGGTTTCTCTACCCTATTTCTCCTCCTGGCGTCGATGAGCCACAGCATACCTCAACTTGACTTGAATTATGCGGGGTTTACGTTCTTCTCAACGGCTTACAGCACACCAATGAACTTAATTATCATGGAGAACGTGGATAAGAAGAGGTGGTCTTCGGCCTTCTCTACCTTATCCATGTTGTCTTCCGTCGGCTACCTCGTGGGGCTTCTGATTTCCACTTTCCTCGTCCTGTTCATCAGGATAACTGAGATATACTTGGTTCTCTCTCTGTTCGCAGCAGCAGCATTTGTCCTTTCGTCGATTTTCACTCCAAGGTCCATAATTGTGGAAAGGATATCAATGCTGCATAGTATAGAGTCCTTCGCTGTAAGGCTGAAGATGTTACCCTTAATATTTCTCCATTTTCCAAGGAAAACCTCCTTTAAAATGTTCAGCTTAAACCGACTTACCAAGAAGCCCATTAATTACATTCCGTTGCTTTACATCGCAATTTCCATCTTTTACGTCTCCAGTGGTCTCTTTAACACCCTGTACCCAGCCAGCCTCTACAGCATTGGTTTAGACAAGAGCGTTGTTTTGGGGATAGTTACAGTCGGAATGCTTTTCCAAATAATTACCTTCCATTTCGTTGGTCATTACCTTGAGGATAGGGACGAGAAAGAGGTGTCATTTAGGGCCTTACTGTTGAGGGGCAGCGGTTACATAGGAATGGGGATATCGTTAATTACACCGTTGATAGCTGAGGCAACAGGGTTGATCCTCTATCCCCTATCTGCAGGCGTAGCCTACTCTTCCTTTTACGCAGCGTCCAACACGCTGATATTCAAGATAGTAGGAGGTAGAAGGCAGGGGACTACCCTGGGAGTGTACAGTACGTTGGTAGGTATAGCCCTCTTCGCTGGCTCCCTAGTGTCTGGGTTCCTCTCGAAGGTCATTGGGTTTACTGGAACTTTCATCACAGCTGGTATCATGCTGTACGTGTCCGCATGGGTATTTAAGTACTTGGAGGAGGGCTGATCTTCAAGTACTTAGTTTCCAGCTATCTCAAGAAGGTAAGGGTCATTCACGTAATACCTCGGCAAGGGTATGGAGAAGTTATCTAGACCATTGGAAAAAAGTTTTAACTCATCCTTGTTAAAGATGCTGATGAGAGTTTTACTAATTACGGGCCTAGTCCTGCTCGTTTTGGGTTTAGTCCTGGTATTTGGGGTTTATCCGTTTATTTCCTCGCAAGTAGGAGCTCAAATAGATAGAAATATCCAGGGTAACCTGACCAGCAAGATCTTACCCCCGAATGGTTCAATCACGGTACCCTATACCTCAAACGGGAAAAGTATTTTCATACTGTATTACAACTCTACTCCCTTCCCACTTTCAATAGCCGGTGTTCCCCCCAACACGTCCTCCCTGACCAGTTCTGGAGCATTTTTAGTCATCTCCAACGGATCTGGTGTTTTATCCATTCTCAACAACTGGAGTAGACCAGCTCAACTAAACGTTTCATCCATCTACTATACCCCTAATGTGAACCCAATCATAGGTTATCTTATCTTAGCAGGTATTCCTCTGATAGTAGTTGGAATAATAGTAGCCATACTGGGATTCGTGAGGAAAAGGTAAACTAAAAAGGATAAACTTAGGCTTGTAGTACTCTAGGCAATACTTCCCCGGCCTTTTCCATATGCTTCTTTATTGACTTCCTAGCTTGACCAGAGAAAGGTCCTTTATACCACTCGGTTATGTCTATAACTAGCTCGTTCCCCGTTCTATTTGATACAAACCTCCACCCGAAGCTTATACGTGTTAAGGGCAACTTCTGATATGCAGTGTAATAAACTATATCCCCTCTAGGGAGTGGATTAAATGTCACGAAAAGGGGAGTCTCCCAATTAATGAACCATTTCATGTGAAGTATGTAGCTACCTGGCGCTACTGAATCCACAGCCTTCACCTGAGGGACGAAGGACATGAGCAGAGCAGGATTTGCCAGCTTTTCCCTGATGTCAATTGGTCTAAGGTATATCCTTTCGGTCTCAGAGACCCCCTCTAGCTCTTCAACTTTGACTGAACCCTTCTCCTTATATATAACGAACTTAACGTACTCCCCGTCTTTCACTACCTCGTACTTTAAGCCCAAACTTTTGCATAGGGAAGGTAAAGTAACATCTATGGCCGGTTCATGGTCAGTGAATACTATTAGTTTCCCTGAATCTATCTTCTGCAACTCCTTTGCAGCTTTCATTTCAGGAATGGGGCACTCCTCTCCCCTTACGTCCAATATATATTCCTTATTGGCTGTGGATGCCATAGAACATTTACCTCTACTGTTCTATAATCCTAATGTTTTGGAGATTATTAAACTTATGTATTCTAAAAAACATAAACCTTTTAATGATAATACCTTATTTAGCTGACTTTTAGTCTATAAATCAATCAACGTATGTTAAATAAAACTATTTATTTTGAAAATAACTGGATAGGTAGTTTTAGCCGTTGTCAGAGTCTCGCTTATTCCTAGATATGTAATTTAGTACCAAGACTAAAAATACGCTGAGACTAAGGGAGGTGTGGCAAGGGTTGGGAACAAGCTGTAGGTTCTCACCACAGGTACGGGTCTGTACCCCGAAGGGTTGTCGAGACCTATGGATAGTCCAAGCCAGGGTGTGCGGGTTCTCCTGCTGCTAGATGGACCTGGTTCTCTAGGGGGAGGAGCGAAAGTGGAAAATGCTCCCAACTTCAGTGAAGCCCAAGGGTGAGAGCTGATGTCAAACGTCATGAAATCCCATAAACCTTTACCCTTACCTTCTTATCTGTTCGAGAGGTATCCCAGTCGTCTTAACCCCCCACCTTAGAATTAGCACACCGGCTAAGGACGCTACGACCCCTATGGCGAGCATGGCTAAATACTGGTCTCCAGAGTAGATGTAGGAGAAGATGATCGGACCTACAGCTCCTCCTAAGTGTCCTATACCGTCGGCAATACCGTAGCCTAAGGTTCTGATCCTGGTCCGAAATACCTCCGAGGTGTACGAGTACATTACCGGAAACTTGAATCCCTGCAGGAACATCTCGGCGAAACCTAAGGCGAGAAATGGGATACCTGAGAATAGGGGCCATATAACTAAAATTAAACCTGCAAAAATGTTAACAGCTGCAGAACTGTACTTCCTTTCAATTTTATCGTTCAGGAAGGACGCAACTAGAACTCCCAAGGGGTCCCCGTACAACACGTAAGTGAAGTAGAGGGAAGAGTTCTGAAAGCCGTGGAATGTTATGAATTGAAACATGGGGTCCGAGAATAGGGCATAGCCTGTAAAGTAGCTTAAGAACCAGACAGCAGTCATCAGGGCTATCCACCAGTCCC belongs to Metallosphaera tengchongensis and includes:
- a CDS encoding TldD/PmbA family protein, producing MLDELQKIREKFPFRYVEVRKHVVNSRVISLMNGELLGVYGEEEKGYSVRYFNGSLFFTSSQDPEDLKPSGEVLEGWSKELIDSEPSAGHYEVEEKAALNSMGLKEKIQLLKEMSKEVLSSDIRSKINNFVLTYSESVESKELVVNEAEITGRVPRVLISYNIVMSGNGRTVNAWSELGESGGLEKLKDLKVQDHLLERVKSLDEVLQRGKGVTPGKKDVVLSPVLSGIMAHESVGHPFEADRVLGREFAQAGTSYLAVQEIRDVGSSVVNVADDPTITGSLGFYLIDDEGVRARRKLLIKEGEVNELLQDRFSARKFNTTSNGSARASGYDREPLVRMSNTFFVPGEMNLRELMEDVKDGIYFKTYMEWNIDDMRLGQRYIALEAYEIRDGELGGPLLFPVLEGKTTDFLRAIDGVDDSLELFPGTCGKGDPDQGIPVSMGGPNMRLRNVHIKVI
- a CDS encoding acyl--CoA ligase, translating into MVKELFKSFISFQGEGLDDEKLRALTTMVESGDFRYFNWVRDVFEEIHVKERGHKNVLIWKDMNTDEELSVTYLEMDVMANKVLNVLRKHGLKKGDPVYLMTKVHPLHWASFLALVKGGMIIVPTATNLTSAELKYRFSDLRPSAIIADLERSGVVDDSLGSLKVPKFLINGKREGWNDLEEESTNAEPENTEKDDVIINYFTSGTTGMPKRVIHTAVSYPVGSITTASIIGVKESDYHLNLSATGWAKFAWSSFFSPLLVGATVVAINYEGKLDAKKYLAEVESLGVTSFCAPPTAWRQFVTLDLSQFKLEKLRSVVSAGEPLNPEVIKTWRDKFGTTIRDFYGQTETTAIIGNFPFMKVKPGSMGKPHPLYNVVLVDDEGKEISKPYETGHIAIRINPRPIGLFMGYSDERKNAESFRNGLYYTGDKAYVDDEGYFYFVGRGDDVIKTSDYRVGPFEVESALLEHEAVAEAAVIGVSDPVRWQLVKAFVVLKKGYSPSEELALAIRDKVKTILSPYKIPRVIEFVDELPKTISGKIRRVELRKTEEDRKRRGERGKYEYFLP
- a CDS encoding AAA family ATPase, coding for MRVLILGAKGGVGKSVISLLVSISLAKEGKKVLVVDRDINGYISYLAGIRGYGLLSSVIDNVESEYLVDVTLDDFSFSVLKFYGDGVRLFEDVKKLEAHEVRSEISRRYREILGQGFEYVIYDNRGMVFPSDLDMKLEIETYRSLNPMDPSQWIFVSSAIKPDLDVTMDYSKRLWEKWREKLQVLSKYLVINMFSQVENIKIDFNRLEEEYELVTVFPFIEELFQFSGEIKNIPREEHRLTELVKKLI
- a CDS encoding 2-keto-4-pentenoate hydratase produces the protein MDKAELLLEAYLSRREIDPFDLTEDEAKAVGEKFAQLLIEKEGLGGYKITKSGLWGVLTNKMITKHELELWFKTHKLEVEIIALVKNGEVEKTFIGLEVPATRFKTWDVPKYYMIADNAFAGRLYVGKEIEPPYGHFKLFINGELVGEGSPNYNPSKVVRPDQTGYVACGAFIGPVSVAKGDLIRVEGKKTFQVKAI
- a CDS encoding molybdopterin-dependent oxidoreductase; amino-acid sequence: MVIACTRDCYDTCIFDDNYVPLKAEPTSGFTCSRGLKDLARNERNRVGSAYVEGKEVSVEEAILYVAEKMKGLKGSDMLHVEYDGNQGLLTWYFPARLWNVLGSVSTDYSICSLEGHEGIKAFHGSSMGALPEEMEKYSAVAFWGSEAVYSFIHGWRLFKDKYKIAIDVRKSETAKRSEKSYIIRPGSDAFLAIAIMKILVEQGYAKPDLVNLEVLKDKLKKFDMDYLISATGLSEDEVRELADLYAYYRPLSIIGFALGRALNGGYSTGLISLIPALLGLRRGFYYSNSGGWGIDFSYLRGTHAVHPKTIGMGEVGSRIDEFKLLFVWNSNPVVTLPGGDRIVEAVDEGRLFLIVHDPFWSETAKVANVVIPAPTFLEKEDVVYSYWHPYLVYNKPIRPKRGLSEVELMIKLGKALGVSHSLLEEDPWRAVDVALRRTNVTVDELRTKGIVKLRPKVEAEEVNLDSFPTPQDLKVQEGDVLVFSAHPNYTNSQFSEVYGKREGVVYSSKYEGIGYLVGDGGRMKVVFKRADLPEGVLFMYKSGLVSLGKSVNSVIRPVRNRFGGPRLNDKVYVVVNGEKGELSEY
- a CDS encoding MFS transporter, with translation MMLSRSFRWMWSALLFGVANGPLSTLITLNIIDMGGGPVMVAYAITLSNVILIPASIFWGFMADRIDRKKLVMAGFGFSTLFLLLASMSHSIPQLDLNYAGFTFFSTAYSTPMNLIIMENVDKKRWSSAFSTLSMLSSVGYLVGLLISTFLVLFIRITEIYLVLSLFAAAAFVLSSIFTPRSIIVERISMLHSIESFAVRLKMLPLIFLHFPRKTSFKMFSLNRLTKKPINYIPLLYIAISIFYVSSGLFNTLYPASLYSIGLDKSVVLGIVTVGMLFQIITFHFVGHYLEDRDEKEVSFRALLLRGSGYIGMGISLITPLIAEATGLILYPLSAGVAYSSFYAASNTLIFKIVGGRRQGTTLGVYSTLVGIALFAGSLVSGFLSKVIGFTGTFITAGIMLYVSAWVFKYLEEG
- a CDS encoding sulfurtransferase TusA family protein, yielding MASTANKEYILDVRGEECPIPEMKAAKELQKIDSGKLIVFTDHEPAIDVTLPSLCKSLGLKYEVVKDGEYVKFVIYKEKGSVKVEELEGVSETERIYLRPIDIREKLANPALLMSFVPQVKAVDSVAPGSYILHMKWFINWETPLFVTFNPLPRGDIVYYTAYQKLPLTRISFGWRFVSNRTGNELVIDITEWYKGPFSGQARKSIKKHMEKAGEVLPRVLQA
- a CDS encoding MFS transporter — encoded protein: MNWKLIILSLGMALTFWDIFNVPYIINYASSQFHVNILVSSLPLSAEMVGYAVGGAVNGLLSSIKGRKPGLMLSMGLVSAGSLLGLLSPSFFWLIPAEFIIGLGIEGELSVVPAYISETVSPENRGKSVGMVTASGFLTTLIVGPVAVLLGGDWRLLFLAGLLVSLVALVSRVRLPESKLWSQKKEGLKWDWWIALMTAVWFLSYFTGYALFSDPMFQFITFHGFQNSSLYFTYVLYGDPLGVLVASFLNDKIERKYSSAAVNIFAGLILVIWPLFSGIPFLALGFAEMFLQGFKFPVMYSYTSEVFRTRIRTLGYGIADGIGHLGGAVGPIIFSYIYSGDQYLAMLAIGVVASLAGVLILRWGVKTTGIPLEQIRR